The following proteins come from a genomic window of Nautilia profundicola AmH:
- a CDS encoding GatB/YqeY domain-containing protein, with amino-acid sequence MTIIELKKMMMKAKKEDKTKANALMMLVDSAQKIAKEKGEEVSEKTIQEAAKKLAKMAKESIEAGMEEAKKELEIYESFLPKMLGEEETTKIVKEIIDEIGGKNMGEIMKRLKARGDIDMALASRIIKSL; translated from the coding sequence ATGACAATAATAGAGCTTAAAAAAATGATGATGAAAGCAAAAAAAGAAGATAAAACAAAAGCAAACGCACTTATGATGCTTGTGGATTCAGCTCAAAAAATTGCAAAAGAAAAGGGTGAGGAAGTTAGCGAAAAAACTATCCAGGAAGCTGCTAAAAAGCTTGCTAAAATGGCAAAAGAATCAATAGAAGCAGGAATGGAAGAAGCTAAGAAAGAACTTGAAATATATGAAAGTTTCTTGCCTAAAATGCTTGGAGAAGAGGAAACAACTAAAATCGTTAAAGAAATCATCGATGAAATAGGCGGTAAAAATATGGGTGAAATTATGAAAAGACTAAAAGCAAGAGGTGATATTGATATGGCTCTTGCGAGTAGGATTATTAAATCACTTTAA